One Panicum virgatum strain AP13 chromosome 9K, P.virgatum_v5, whole genome shotgun sequence genomic region harbors:
- the LOC120647704 gene encoding uncharacterized mitochondrial protein AtMg00810-like: protein MAYLLQYVDDMIITDSSSALLQRIIAELQAEFALKDMGNLHFFLGVEVTRSASGFHLSQAQYAEELLDRAGMSNCRPISTPIDVKPKLSTSSGELVPDPSEYR, encoded by the coding sequence ATGGCCTACCTTCTCCAGTACGTCGACGACATGATCATCACGGATTCCTCTTCGGCTCTTCTTCAGCGCATCATCGCCGAGCTACAAGCAGAATTTGCACTCAAGGACATGGGTAACCTTCACTTCTTTCTTGGTGTTGAGGTCACCCGGTCTGCCAGTGGATTCCACTTGTCTCAAGCCCAATATGCTGAAGAGTTGCTTGATCGTGCTGGCATGTCCAATTGCCGCCCGATCTCCACACCGATCGACGTCAAGCCCAAGCTGTCAACATCCAGTGGTGAACTTGTGCCTGATCCATCGGAGTACAggtag